A genomic segment from Triticum dicoccoides isolate Atlit2015 ecotype Zavitan chromosome 1A, WEW_v2.0, whole genome shotgun sequence encodes:
- the LOC119293643 gene encoding glucose-1-phosphate adenylyltransferase large subunit, chloroplastic/amyloplastic-like — MSSMQFSSVLPLEGKACVSPVRREGSACERLKVGDSSSIRHERASRRMCNGGRGPAATGAQCVLTSDASPADTLVLRTSFRRNYADPNEVAAVILGGGTGTQLFPLTSTRATPAVPIGGCYRLIDIPMSNCFNSGINKIFVMTQFNSASLNRHIHRTYLGGGINFTDGSVEVLAATQMPGEAAGWFRGTADAVRKFIWVLEDYYKNKSIEHILILSGDQLYRMDYMELVQKHVDDNADITLSCAPVGESRASEYGLVKFDSSGRVVQFSEKPKGADLEAMKVDTSFLNFAIDDPAKYPYIASMGVYVFKRDVLLNLLKSRYAELHDFGSEILPRALHDHNVQAYVFTDYWEDIGTIRSFFDANMALCEQPPKFEFYDPKTPFFTSPRYLPPTKSDKCRIKEAIISHGCFLRECKIEHSIIGVRSRLNSGSELKNAMMMGADSYETEDEISRLMSEGKVPIGVGENTKISNCIIDMNARIGRDVVISNKEGVQEADRPEEGYYIRSGIVVIQKNATIKDGTVV, encoded by the exons ATGTCATCGATGCAGTTCAGCAGCGTGCTGCCCCTGGAGGGCAAAGCGTGCGTCTCCCCCGTCAGGAGAGAGGGCTCCGCCTGCGAGCGCCTCAAGGTCGGGGACAGCAGCAGCATCAGGCACGAGAGGGCCTCCAGGAGGATGTGCAACGGTGGCAGGGGCCCCGCCGCTACCGGCGCGCAGTGCGTGCTCACCTCCGACGCCAGCCCGGCAGACACCCTT GTTCTCCGGACGTCCTTCCGGAGGAATTACGCCGATCCGAACGAGGTTGCTGCGGTCATACTCGGCGGTGGCACCGGGACTCAGCTCTTCCCTCTCACAAGCACAAGGGCCACACCTGCT GTTCCTATTGGAGGATGTTACAGGCTCATCGACATTCCCATGAGCAActgcttcaacagtggcatcaACAAGATATTCGTCATGACGCAGTTCAACTCGGCCTCCCTTAATCGTCACATTCATCGCACCTACCTCGGCGGGGGAATCAATTTCACTGATGGATCTGTTGAG GTATTGGCCGCGACGCAAATGCCTGGGGAGGCTGCTGGATGGTTCCGCGGAACAGCGGACGCCGTCAGAAAATTTATCTGGGTGCTTGAG GACTATTATAAGAATAAATCCATAGAGCACATTTTGATCTTGTCGGGCGATCAGCTTTATCGCATGGATTACATGGAGCTTGTGCAG AAACATGTGGATGACAATGCTGACATTACTTTATCATGTGCCCCTGTTGGAGAGAG CCGGGCATCTGAGTACGGGCTAGTGAAGTTCGACAGTTCAGGCCGTGTGGTCCAATTTTCTGAGAAGCCAAAGGGTGCCGATCTGGAAGCGATG AAAGTGGATACCAGTTTTCTCAATTTCGCCATAGACGACCCTGCTAAATATCCATATATTGCGTCGATGGGAGTTTATGTCTTCAAAAGAGATGTTCTGCTGAACCTTCTAAA GTCAAGATACGCAGAACTACATGACTTTGGGTCTGAAATCCTCCCGAGAGCTCTGCATGATCACAATGTGCAG GCATATGTCTTCACTGACTACTGGGAGGACATTGGAACAATCAGATCCTTCTTCGATGCGAACATGGCCCTCTGCGAGCAG CCTCCAAAGTTTGAATTTTATGATCCAAAAACTCCCTTCTTCACTTCGCCTCGGTACTTACCACCAACAAAGTCAGACAAGTGCAGG ATCAAAGAAGCGATCATTTCGCACGGCTGCTTCTTGCGTGAATGCAAAATCGAGCACTCCATCATCGGCGTCCGTTCACGCCTAAACTCCGGAAGCGAGCTCAAG AACGCGATGATGATGGGCGCGGACTCGTACGAGACCGAGGACGAGATCTCGAGGCTGATGTCGGAGGGCAAGGTCCCCATCGGCGTCggggagaacacaaagatcag CAACTGCATCATCGACATGAACGCGAGGATAGGAAGGGACGTGGTCATCTCAAACAAGGAG GGAGTGCAAGAAGCCGACAGGCCGGAGGAAGGGTACTACATCAGGTCCGGGATCGTGGTGATCCAGAAGAACGCGACCATCAAGGACGGCACCGTCGTGTAG